The bacterium genome contains the following window.
GAAGTTCTTCTACCTGCCCGAGCGGCACACCGACTTCATCTACGCTATCGTTGGCGAGGAGATTGGATTGCTGGGCACCGTGGGGGTGCTGGTCCTATTTGCGTTCCTGGCCTACCGCGGCTATCTCATCAGCCGGGCAGCGCCCGACCGGTTCGGGTCGCTGCTGGCCGGGGGGATCACCGCGGCCATCGTGGGCCAGGCATTGATGAACATGGGCGTTGCCACCGGACTGCTGCCCGTCAAGGGCGTGCCGCTGCCGCTGGTCAGCTTCGGCGGCTCGTCGCTGGTGATGACGATGATACAGATCGGCATCCTGCTCAACATCTCGCAGTACGCCGCCGGGGAGGGAAAGTGAGAATCATTATCACTGGCGGCGGCACCGGCGGCCACCTCTTCCCGGCGCTGGCGATCGCCGAGGCGCTCCGGAGCCGGCGGCCCGAGGTGGAGATCCTCTTCGTCGGCGGCGACCGCATCGAAGCCCGCGTCGTGCCCGCGGAGGGCTGGCCGTTTGCGCGGATCCGCGCTCGTGGCCTGCCGCGGAGAGCGGGCCTGGCGGCCGCATCGGCGCTGGCGATCACCGCGGTGGGAACGCTCCAGGCGCTGCGGCTCCTGAGGCGGTGGCGGCCGGACGCGGTCGTGGCCACCGGCGGCTACGTGTGCGTGCCCGTCGGATGCGCCGCCGCGCTGCTGGGCGTACCGCTGGGAGTGCAGGAGCAGAACCTGCGTCCAGGCCTGGCGACCCGCCTGATCGCACGCTGGGCCAGATGGGTCTCGATTCCCCATCCCGAGGCGGCTGAACGTCTGAGGGCGCGCCGCACCGAGGTCACGGGCATCCCATTACGCCGCCGGGCGATGGAGGGCGATCGGGAGCAGGGTCTGGGCAGGTGGGGTCTTGACCCGGGCAGGCTTACCCTGCTCGTGTTGGGCGGCAGCCAGGGCGCCCTGAGCTTGAACCGGGCCGTCTGCCGGCTGGGCGATCTCCTTATGTTTGAGCCGGGGCTGCAGATCCTGCACCAAACCGGAACCGAGCATGCGCATTGGGTGGCGCGCGAGATCGGCCACCGCGAGCACATCGGTCCGCCCGCGTTGCGCCACGTTGCGGTGCCGTTTCTCGACGACATCGCCGACGCCTATGCCTGCGCCGATCTCGTGCTCAGCCGGGCCGGCGCCTGCACGCTGGCCGAGCTGACCGCGTGGGGGCTGCCCTCGATCCTGGTCCCCTATCCCAGTGCCGCGGAGGGACACCAGGAGGACAACGCCAAGGTCCTGGTGCGCGCCGGCGCGGCCATCCTCGTGCCCGACGCCGACCTCGGCGGCACGGCGCTGGTCGAGGCGGTGCAGGCCCTCATGGCCGATCCGCCCCGGCGGAAAGGTATGGCGGATGCCAGCCGGGTGTTGGGGCGCCCGGACGCATCCGGCGTGGTGGCCGATCTAGTGCTCGGCCTCGTCGCGCCCGGCGGCACACTTGGCGGTACACCTCACGGAGAGACGGAGGTCCGCGCGTGATCCAGCGCTCGTCACGGGTGCACTTCGTGGGGATAGGCGGCGCAGGGATGAGCGCGCTGGCCGAAGTGCTGCTGTACCGGGGAGTGCGCGTGTCGGGGTGCGATCTGCGCGACTCCGCCTCCCTCCGGCGGATCAGCGCGCTCGGCGGGGCAACCCAAGTCGGCCACAGTCCTGACCACCTGGCCGATGTGGACGTGGTGGTCTACTCGAGGGCGGTCCCGGACGAGAACCACGAGATCGGCGCCGCGCGAGCTCTTGGCCTGCCGGTTCTCCATCGGGCCGAGCTGCTGGCGCAGGTGATGGCGTTCGGCCGCGGCGTGGCGGTGGTCGGGACGCACGGCAAGACGACCACGGCCGCGATGCTCACGCGCGTGCTGGCGTCGGCAGGCCTGGACCCGATCGGGTTGATCGGCGCCGATGTCGAGGAATACGGCGGCGGTGCGCGTACCGGGCGCGGATCCTGGATCGTGGCCGAGGTGGACGAGAGCGACGGTTCGCTCCTGCACGTGCGCCCGTTCGCCGCGGTGCTGACCAGTCTGGATGCGACCGACCACCGCGACTACTACACGGCGCCCGGCCATCTCGAGCAAACGTTCGAGCGGTTCCTGGGCGCGGTTCCCCAGGAGGGCTTCATCGCGGTCTGCCTTGACCACGCGGGTGCGACCGCGCTTGCCCGCGGCCTCGACCGGTCCTTCCTGACCTACGGCTTTGACCGAGCCGCGTCGGTTCGGGGAGAGATCCGCGTGATTCGCGGGGAGGAGACCCGGACCGAACTGTGGATCGCCGGCAGGTTGTCCGGCGAGATGGTGCTGCGTGTGCCCGGTCGGCACAACGTCAGCAATGCGCTGGGCGCAATCGCCGCCGCGGTAGCGATAGGCGTGCCGGCCGATGCGGTCCTGGAGGCGCTGGCCGGCTTTCGGGGCGCCGCCCGCCGATTCGCGATCCGCGGCGAGGCCGGTGGCGTGCTCGTCGTGGACGACTACGCGCACAATCCGGTCAAGATAGACGCGGTGCTCCGCGCGGCGCGCGAGGGCTGGCCCGATCGTCGGGTGATCGCCTTGTTCCAGCCACACCGCTATTCGCGCACGCGCACCACCCACGCCGAGTACGGCCGGGCGTTCGATGCCGCAGACGAGGTGGTGGTGACCGAGATCTACCCCGCGGGCGAGCCGGCGCAGCCGGGCGTGACGGCCCAGTTGATCGTGGATGCGGTGGCCCCACACCGACCAGTTCGCTTCAGGGCGACCACGGAGGCCGCAGTGGACCTCCTGCAACAGATCGCCTCCCCGGGCACGATCGTGCTCACGCTGGGGGCAGGGGACATCGGCGCAGCGGCAGATGCCCTGCTTCAACGGCTGTCGGTGGTTGCCCGATGAAGGTCTCCCCGACCGCGCCCTCCCGTCTGGAAAGGCGGCTGCGCGAGGTCGTCGCAGACGTGCGCCGGGACGAGCCGATGTCCCATCATGTGCTGTTCCGCATCGGGGGCCCGGCGGATCTGCTGGTGATCCCGAGGAGTTCCGATGAGTTGCGGGCGGCCGCATCCGTGCTGTTCGAAGAGGGCCACCGGCCCGTCATCCTGGGCAACGGATCCAACGTGCTCATAGGGGACCGGGGAATTCGCGGGACCGTCGTGAAGATCGGCAGGGGCGTGGGTCGCGTCAGCATCAAGGGCGCGAAGGTCGTCGCAGAGGCCGGCGCCGGACTCCCGGCGCTGGCGCTGCGCACGGCGCGGAAGGGACTTGCCGGGCTTGAGTTCGCAGCCGGCATTCCCGGGTCTGTGGGCGGCGCGGTGGTGATGAACGCGGGCGCCTACGGCCACTCGATGGGAGAGGTCTTCGAGGCGGCCGACGTGCTGACCCCGGACGGTCCTATCTGCCTGGGACCCGAGGCGATGGGCTTCGGGTACCGGACCACGGCCATCCAGGCGCGACCCTGGGTGATTGCTTCGGTCACGCTCGCGCTGCGCCCCGACTCCCCGGCCCTGGTGCGGTCCCGCCTGGAGGGGTGGCTGGAGCGCCGGGGCGCGACGCAGCCGATCGGCCGGATGAGCGCAGGCTGCTTCTTCCGCAATCCCCCCGGCGAACACGCGGGACGGATCATCGAGTCGGTGGGCGGCAAGGGTCTGGCCGTAGGGGGCGCCCGCGTCTCACATATCCACGCGAACTACATCGTCAACGAGGGAGGGGCCACCGCCGCCGACGTGCTGGCTCTTGCGGCGCAGGTGCGCGCCCGCCTGCAGGAGCGCTTGGGGATCACCCTGGAATTGGAGGTCAAGCTACTGGGCGAGTTCTGAACCTGGGCATCCACAGTGGACACGACCGACCCTACAACGCGCCCCAACGCCGCATCCCTGAGGGAGACTCTGCCGCGCTTTGCGATGATAATGGCTACGCTGCTCGCTCTGGCCACCTTCCCGCAGTCGGCGTTCTTCACCGTGGAGCGCATCGAGGTAGACGGGGCCGAGACGATTCCCGCAGCCGAGGTTGTCGAGCTCTCCGGCTTGAGGCGCGCCGAGCGCCTGTTCTCCGTGGACGCCGCCGCAGTGCTGCGGAAACTCCGGGCCGACCCTCGCATCAGGGAGGCAGCGGTGCTTGTGCGACCGCCCAGGATCGTGCTCATCAGGATCACCGAGCGCCGCCCGGTGGCGGCATTGGTCGCCGGTGCTGGGTTCGCAAGGGTGGCCGATGATAATGTGGTGGTGGCGATCGCCTCGGATTCAGGGGGGCTGCCCGAGATCGAGGACCGCACCAGACCAAATGCGTTGTTCCGCCCAGGCCATTCCGTGGCCTCCGAGGGAGTGCGAGCCGCGCTCGCGGCCCTGGACGCGGTTCCGGCGCATCTGGCAGGCGACCTGAAGCGCATCGTGGTAGCAACGGGTCTGGACCTGACCCTCGTCACCCGCTCGGGCCTGGAGATTCGTGCCGGGGGTCTGGTGGGGTTATCGGAGCGGCTGGATCAGGTGCCGCGGATCCTGGACGCCCTGCGGGCAAAGGGCGTCACGCCCCTGTCGCTGGACCTGAGGTATGGGGGATCCGTGGTGGTTAGACCGTCTGGAGCAGGAGATGGACGATAGGTGTGGAATGGCCCAACAAGATATAGCAAAAATAAACCCATGACCCACTACAGGTAGCGTATGGTGCGCCGAGGCTCGGTCGCGGGCCTGGACATAGGCACGACCAAGGTTTGTGCCGTTGTCGGCGAGGTGGACGAGGACGGCGATGTCCACATCACCGGCGCCGGTAGCGTGCCTTCTTCCGGCATGCGCCGCGGGGTGGTTGTGGACCTTAATTCCACGGCCCGCGCGATCGAGGAGGCCACCGACCGCGCCGAGCGCATGGCCGGGACCAGCATTACCACGGCCTTCGTGGCGGTTTCCGGGGAGCACATCACCTCGTCCGACAGCCGGGGCGTGGTGGCGGTGGCGCGCGGGGATCACGAGATCGCGGAAGCGGACGTAACGCGGGTCGTGGACGCCGCCCGGATGGCGGCGCTGCCGGCATCCGACCGCGAGATCATCCATCTTCTCCCGCGCGACTTCGTCGTGGACGGTCAGGACGGCGTCAAGCGGCCGGTGGGGATGTACGGCACCCGCCTGGAGGTCGAGGCCCACATCGTTACGGGCGTGGCCACGGCGCTGGCCAACGTGGCCAAGTGCGCGCAGTTGGCAGGCGTGGAGGTCGCGGAGATGGTGCTGGAGCCGCTGGCTTCGGCGGAGGCCGTGCTCACGCCGTCGGAGCGCGACATCGGCGTGATCCTGGTGGACATAGGCGGCGGCACGACGAGCATAGGGGTATTCGCCAACGGCGGCCTGTGCCACGTGGCGATTCTCCCTGTGGCCGGCGCCCACATTACCAGCGACATCGCGGTGGGGATGCGGACCCCGATGGCCGAGGCGGAGAAGCTGAAGGTCCGCTGGGGCGCGG
Protein-coding sequences here:
- the murG gene encoding undecaprenyldiphospho-muramoylpentapeptide beta-N-acetylglucosaminyltransferase; this encodes MRIIITGGGTGGHLFPALAIAEALRSRRPEVEILFVGGDRIEARVVPAEGWPFARIRARGLPRRAGLAAASALAITAVGTLQALRLLRRWRPDAVVATGGYVCVPVGCAAALLGVPLGVQEQNLRPGLATRLIARWARWVSIPHPEAAERLRARRTEVTGIPLRRRAMEGDREQGLGRWGLDPGRLTLLVLGGSQGALSLNRAVCRLGDLLMFEPGLQILHQTGTEHAHWVAREIGHREHIGPPALRHVAVPFLDDIADAYACADLVLSRAGACTLAELTAWGLPSILVPYPSAAEGHQEDNAKVLVRAGAAILVPDADLGGTALVEAVQALMADPPRRKGMADASRVLGRPDASGVVADLVLGLVAPGGTLGGTPHGETEVRA
- the murC gene encoding UDP-N-acetylmuramate--L-alanine ligase, with amino-acid sequence MIQRSSRVHFVGIGGAGMSALAEVLLYRGVRVSGCDLRDSASLRRISALGGATQVGHSPDHLADVDVVVYSRAVPDENHEIGAARALGLPVLHRAELLAQVMAFGRGVAVVGTHGKTTTAAMLTRVLASAGLDPIGLIGADVEEYGGGARTGRGSWIVAEVDESDGSLLHVRPFAAVLTSLDATDHRDYYTAPGHLEQTFERFLGAVPQEGFIAVCLDHAGATALARGLDRSFLTYGFDRAASVRGEIRVIRGEETRTELWIAGRLSGEMVLRVPGRHNVSNALGAIAAAVAIGVPADAVLEALAGFRGAARRFAIRGEAGGVLVVDDYAHNPVKIDAVLRAAREGWPDRRVIALFQPHRYSRTRTTHAEYGRAFDAADEVVVTEIYPAGEPAQPGVTAQLIVDAVAPHRPVRFRATTEAAVDLLQQIASPGTIVLTLGAGDIGAAADALLQRLSVVAR
- the murB gene encoding UDP-N-acetylmuramate dehydrogenase — its product is MKVSPTAPSRLERRLREVVADVRRDEPMSHHVLFRIGGPADLLVIPRSSDELRAAASVLFEEGHRPVILGNGSNVLIGDRGIRGTVVKIGRGVGRVSIKGAKVVAEAGAGLPALALRTARKGLAGLEFAAGIPGSVGGAVVMNAGAYGHSMGEVFEAADVLTPDGPICLGPEAMGFGYRTTAIQARPWVIASVTLALRPDSPALVRSRLEGWLERRGATQPIGRMSAGCFFRNPPGEHAGRIIESVGGKGLAVGGARVSHIHANYIVNEGGATAADVLALAAQVRARLQERLGITLELEVKLLGEF
- a CDS encoding FtsQ-type POTRA domain-containing protein, translating into MDTTDPTTRPNAASLRETLPRFAMIMATLLALATFPQSAFFTVERIEVDGAETIPAAEVVELSGLRRAERLFSVDAAAVLRKLRADPRIREAAVLVRPPRIVLIRITERRPVAALVAGAGFARVADDNVVVAIASDSGGLPEIEDRTRPNALFRPGHSVASEGVRAALAALDAVPAHLAGDLKRIVVATGLDLTLVTRSGLEIRAGGLVGLSERLDQVPRILDALRAKGVTPLSLDLRYGGSVVVRPSGAGDGR
- the ftsA gene encoding cell division protein FtsA gives rise to the protein MVRRGSVAGLDIGTTKVCAVVGEVDEDGDVHITGAGSVPSSGMRRGVVVDLNSTARAIEEATDRAERMAGTSITTAFVAVSGEHITSSDSRGVVAVARGDHEIAEADVTRVVDAARMAALPASDREIIHLLPRDFVVDGQDGVKRPVGMYGTRLEVEAHIVTGVATALANVAKCAQLAGVEVAEMVLEPLASAEAVLTPSERDIGVILVDIGGGTTSIGVFANGGLCHVAILPVAGAHITSDIAVGMRTPMAEAEKLKVRWGAASPAAVSEGEMIEVFNVGGRQPRVIPRRILAEFIEPRLDEIFSLVQVQIRRSGYTHRVPAGVVVTGGTALLDGLIEHAEVRLGLPARLGAPDQITGLVETVRSPAFSTGVGLALFGARGRTRAGAAHRDGTSSLWDRTRAWIRDLLAGG